The following nucleotide sequence is from Streptomyces sp. NBC_00239.
AGGAGTCGCCGGTCGACGGTGCCCGGCAGGCCGCCGCCGCGGTCTTCGGACCGGTCGAGGAAGGCGTCGCCGACGCGGTCGACCCGGTCGCCAACGCCATAGGAGCCGTACGGGACTCGGGCAAGCGCCACAACCGGATCACCGCACTGGAGCGCGAGAACTCCGCGCTCAAGGCCCGGCTCGGCAGCGACGAACGCAACCACAGCCGGATCCGCGAGCTCGACGACATGCTCAAGAAGGCCGGCGCCGGCCAGTACGGCATCAAGGGCGCCGAGGTCATCGCCATAGGAGCGGCCCAGGGCTTCTCCTGGACCGTCACCATCGACGCGGGCAGCAAGGACGGCATCAGCCGGGACATGACGGTGCTCAACGGCGACGGGCTCGTCGGCCGCGTCACCACCGTCGGCCCGGACACCGCCACCGTCCTGCTCGCCAACGACCCCGACTTCACCGTCGGCACCCGGCTGGAGAGCTCCGGCGAACTCGGCTTCGCCACCGGACAGGGCGACCGGGCCCTGTCCGTCCAGATGCTCAACGGCCGGGCCAAGATCGGCCCCGGCGACCGGCTCGTCACCTTC
It contains:
- the mreC gene encoding rod shape-determining protein MreC — protein: MRDTRESRLLLVLLVAIAFALITVDIRAGEESPVDGARQAAAAVFGPVEEGVADAVDPVANAIGAVRDSGKRHNRITALERENSALKARLGSDERNHSRIRELDDMLKKAGAGQYGIKGAEVIAIGAAQGFSWTVTIDAGSKDGISRDMTVLNGDGLVGRVTTVGPDTATVLLANDPDFTVGTRLESSGELGFATGQGDRALSVQMLNGRAKIGPGDRLVTFGSRGNKPFVPGVPIGEVVRVEPARGDLTRTVWLRPYVGFSRLDIVGVVVMPPRTDPRDVVLPPRPAKPKPVPTVTVTVAPSASPSAGDAAAQPADD